In Toxotes jaculatrix isolate fToxJac2 chromosome 20, fToxJac2.pri, whole genome shotgun sequence, the following proteins share a genomic window:
- the foxh1 gene encoding forkhead box protein H1: MTKHWPEQSHLAPPALSHLGEHHDHQLDFHRNAQQSFHTSGVTRNPPSQQWPHHTAQMVPQQPQRLEKLTARPEHLTSATAFMDKTVPAGSSYPNAQDAHFKQETISRDPWNNERKKNNTSEGKKKNYQRYPKPPYSYLAMIAMVIQRSPEKKLTLSEILKEISTLFPFFKGNYKGWRDSVRHNLSSYDCFVKVLKDPGKPQGKGNFWTVELSRVPLELLKRQNTAVSRQDETIFAQDLAPYILQGHKPESEPTSDPVTSLPPMRSRNPSPPQEDLFRPKLDSSFAIDSLLHSLRPTSASGNVEVTTRDCWGEVEHPRPSPPPRPRYASSARSASASSASPASTSSSSSDEEWKGVSLSGKRVPPDGEAGSDGYEDYRPPLHKSARREAVAPPWELPTSYAKYAPPNAVAPPSMRFNGGPLMQLHGGLPLYGYGGSPVAPSHFLSHAYWPILPSGRVSVQAPPLIMDLDNMLQSVPPNKSVFDVLAPANQNSHSHHQPPSQYALQNGPPLNRYPQY; the protein is encoded by the exons ATGACAAAGCACTGGCCGGAGCAGAGCCACTTGGCACCACCCGCTCTGTCCCACCTTGGAGAACACCACGACCATCAACTTGACTTCCACAGAAATGCGCAGCAGAGTTTTCATACGAGCGGTGTAACGAGGAACCCTCCTTCCCAACAGTGGCCTCACCACACGGCTCAGATGGTTCCCCAGCAGCCGCAGCGCTTGGAGAAACTCACCGCGCGTCCCGAACATCTCACCAGCGCCACGGCATTCATGGATAAAACCGTACCGGCGGGTTCATCATACCCGAACGCTCAAGATGCCCACTTCAAACAGGAAACTATTAGCAGGGACCCATGGAAcaatgaaaggaagaaaaacaacaccagcgaagggaagaagaagaactatCAGCGGTATCCAAAACCACCGTACTCATATCTTGCTATGATCGCTATGGTCATCCAAAGATCCCCAGAGAAGAAACTGACATTATCTGAG ATCCTGAAGGAGATCAGTACCCTCTTCCCATTTTTCAAGGGAAACTACAAGGGCTGGCGGGATTCAGTGCGACACAACCTCTCCTCTTATGACTGCTTTGTGAAG GTGCTGAAGGACCCAGGTAAACCCCAGGGCAAAGGCAATTTTTGgacagtggagctgagccgTGTTCCCCTGGAGCTCCTTAAGAGGCAGAACACAGCTGTGTCACGCCAGGATGAGACAATCTTTGCCCAGGATCTGGCCCCGTACATCTTACAGGGACACAAGCCAGAATCTGAGCCAACCTCTGACCCGGtgacctccctccctcccatgCGCTCCAGAAACCCCTCCCCGCCGCAGGAGGACTTGTTCCGACCTAAGCTGGACTCATCTTTTGCCATCGACTCCCTGCTACACAGCCTACGGCCAACTAGTGCTTCCGGGAATGTGGAAGTGACTACCAGAGACTGCTGGGGTGAGGTGGAGCACCCTcgaccctctcctcctccacgaCCACGCTACGCGTCCTCTGCACGTAGTGCCTCTGCCAGCTCTGCCAGCCCAGcatccacctcttcctcctcctctgatgaAGAATGGAAAGGGGTATCCCTGTCTGGGAAGCGTGTTCCTCCAGATGGTGAAGCAGGGTCCGATGGTTATGAGGACTACAGGCCACCACTGCACAAATCGGCCAGACGGGAGGCTGTTGCACCTCCATGGGAGCTCCCTACATCTTATGCAAAATATGCCCCCCCCAATGCTGTTGCCCCACCCAGTATGCGGTTCAACGGAGGTCCTCTAATGCAGCTGCATGGTGGACTTCCTCTTTATGGCTATGGCGGCTCTCCTGTAGCACCCAGTCATTTTTTAAGTCATGCATATTGGCCCATCCTCCCCAGCGGACGAGTTTCAGTCCAAGCCCCTCCCCTCATCATGGACCTGGACAACATGTTGCAGTCTGTGCCTCCAAATAAGAGTGTGTTTGATGTCCTAgcaccagccaatcagaactCTCACTCACATCATCAGCCACCAAGTCAGTACGCCCTGCAGAATGGGCCTCCCCTAAACAGGTACCCTCAGTACTGA